Proteins co-encoded in one Mastacembelus armatus chromosome 24, fMasArm1.2, whole genome shotgun sequence genomic window:
- the mtmr9 gene encoding myotubularin-related protein 9 gives MEFAELIKTPRVDGVVLHRPFMPTVEGTLCLTGHHLILSSRQDNTEELWLLHSNIDSIEKRFAGSLGSIIVKCKDLRVIQLDIPGMEECLNIASSIEALSTLDSVSLMYPFFYRPMFEVIEDGWNSFLPEEVFKDLESMTDEWRLSEVNKDFSVCPSYPPLVAVPKDVDDDTLKKAATFRYNGRFPVLSYYHKKNGMVMMRAGQPLTGTNGRRCKEDEKLINATLRPGKRGYIIDTRTINVAQQAKARGGGFESEANYPQWRRIHKAIERYNVLQESLIKLVEACNDQSHSMDRWLSKLEASSWQSHVKEILTTACLAAQCIDREGASVLVHGTEGTDSTLQVTSLAQIILDPACRTIRGFQGLVEREWLQGGHPFQQRCAQSAYSNSKPRQEAPVFLLFLDCVWQILRQFPCSFEFNESFLVLLFEHAYASQFGTFLGNTAAERAKLSLPEKTVSLWSWVNRPQELARLTNPLYESNSLVIWPSVAPQSLLLWEGVFLRWNRSSKCLDEAYEEMVHIIEYNKELQSKVNSLRRQLAQLETEDPLLQTP, from the exons ATGGAGTTTGCAGAGCTGATCAAGACCCCCAGGGTGGATGGGGTGGTCTTACACCGGCCTTTTATGCCCACTGTGGAGGGCACCCTGTGTTTGACTGGTCACCACCTGATTCTGTCTTCCAGACAGGACAACACAGAGGAGCTGTGGCTGCTTCACTCCAATATTGACTCAATAGAGAAAAG atttgcGGGGTCTCTAGGAAGCATCATTGTCAAATGCAAAGACCTGAGGGTGATTCAGCTGGACATCCCTGGTATGGAAGAGTGTCTCAACATCGCCAGCTCTATTGAG GCCCTATCCACACTTGACTCAGTCTCCTTGATGTACCCCTTCTTCTACCGGCCTATGTTTGAAGTTATAGAAGATGGCTGGAATTCTTTCCTTccagaggaagtgtttaaagatTTAGAGTCCATG ACTGATGAGTGGAGACTGAGTGAAGTCAACAAAGACTTCAGTGTGTGTCCATCATACCCCCCTTTAGTGGCCGTGCCCAAAGATGTTGATGACGATACATTGAAGAAAGCTGCCACCTTTCGTTACAATGGCCGTTTTCCAGTACTTAGCTACTACCACAAGAAGAACGGCATG GTGATGATGCGAGCAGGACAACCTCTGACCGGCACAAATGGGCGTCGGTGTAAAGAAGACGAGAAACTGATCAATGCCACCCTGCGGCCTGGCAAACGTGGTTACATCATTGACACGCGCACTATCAATGTTGCCCAGCAGGCAAAAGCAAGAGGTGGAGGATTTGAATCTGAGGCTAATTACCCTCAGTGGAGGAGGATCCACAAGGCCATTGAAAG GTATAATGTTCTCCAGGAGAGCCTTATTAAACTGGTAGAAGCATGTAATGACCAGTCCCACAGCATGGACCGCTGGCTAAGCAAGCTAGAGGCTTCCAGCTGGCAATCTCATGTCAAGGAGATCCTTACCACTGCTTGTCTGGCTGCCCAGTGTATTGACAG GGAGGGAGCGTCAGTGCTTGTTCATGGTACAGAAGGGACAGACTCCACACTGCAGGTGACCTCCTTGGCTCAGATCATCCTTGATCCAGCCTGCAGGACCATCAGGGGCTTCCAGGGCTTGGTGGAACGAGAGTGGCTCCAG GGAGGTCACCCGTTCCAGCAGCGCTGCGCCCAGTCAGCTTACTCTAACAGCAAGCCTCGTCAAGAAGCTCCCGTCTTCCTGCTTTTCTTGGATTGTGTGTGGCAGATCCTTCGCCAGTTTCCTTGCTCCTTTGAATTCAATGAGAGCTTCCTGGTGCTGCTCTTCGAACATGCCTATGCTTCTCAGTTTGGTACTTTCCTGGGCAACACTGCAGCTGAGAG AGCTAAATTGTCACTGCCTGAGAAGACGGTTTCCCTTTGGTCGTGGGTAAATCGGCCCCAGGAGTTGGCACGTCTGACCAACCCACTCTATGAATCCAACAGTCTTGTGATCTGGCCCTCCGTGGCCCCTCAGAGTTTGCTGCTATGGGAAG GAGTGTTCCTTCGCTGGAACCGCTCTTCTAAGTGTTTGGATGAGGCATACGAGGAAATGGTACATATTATCGAATACAATAAGGAGCTTCAGAGCAAAGTAAACAGCCTGCGCAGGCAGCTTGCTCAGCTGGAAACTGAGGATCCTCTGCTGCAAACACCATAG